A DNA window from Roseovarius sp. Pro17 contains the following coding sequences:
- a CDS encoding 2Fe-2S iron-sulfur cluster-binding protein, with protein MQTNVIINGTQRRLELDPRTTLLDALRHHLGLSGSKKGCDHGQCGACTVMVNGRRINACLTLACMHDGDEVTTIEGIGQPGNLSALQEAFVSEDGFQCGYCTPGQICSATAMLEEIRNEWPSHVTDDLLGGAELTNEEISERMSGNLCRCSAYPNIVEAIRKAAGKGA; from the coding sequence ATAATCAATGGCACGCAGCGGCGACTGGAGCTTGATCCAAGAACGACCCTGCTGGATGCCCTCCGCCATCACCTCGGACTGTCGGGTAGCAAGAAGGGCTGCGATCACGGACAATGCGGGGCCTGCACGGTTATGGTTAACGGTCGGCGGATCAATGCCTGCCTGACGCTTGCGTGCATGCATGACGGCGATGAGGTGACTACGATCGAAGGGATCGGCCAGCCCGGCAACCTCAGCGCGCTTCAAGAAGCTTTCGTCAGCGAAGACGGGTTCCAGTGCGGGTATTGCACGCCTGGGCAGATCTGCTCGGCGACGGCGATGCTGGAAGAGATAAGAAATGAATGGCCGAGCCATGTGACGGACGATCTTCTGGGTGGGGCGGAGCTCACGAATGAGGAGATCTCGGAGCGCATGAGCGGAAATCTCTGCCGGTGTTCAGCCTATCCCAACATTGTCGAGGCGATCCGGAAAGCGGCAGGGAAAGGCGCATGA
- a CDS encoding xanthine dehydrogenase family protein subunit M — protein sequence MRPFDYVRADSAEGATRQAADGGIFIAGGTNLLDLMKLEVMAPEALIDINRLELNQIEETEDGGLRIGALVTNSDLANDTRVRRDWPVLSRALLAGASAQLRNKATTGGNLLQRTRCLYFYDRAMACNKREPGSGCAAREGFNRILAVLGTSEHCIATHPSDMAVAMRALGVKVETLKEDGETRQMTLDEFYLLPGDRPDRETVLEAGELITGVVLPARVDGRQTYRKVRDRASYAFALVSVAGIVAMEDGRITKADLAFGGLAPKPWRDTQVEALLVGETPSESLFNKAADQLLAQAQGFGDNDFKLLLARRTLVSVLTELTEART from the coding sequence ATGAGACCTTTCGATTATGTCCGTGCCGATAGCGCGGAGGGCGCGACACGCCAAGCGGCGGACGGCGGGATTTTTATCGCGGGCGGCACCAATCTGCTCGACCTGATGAAGCTAGAGGTCATGGCACCGGAGGCCTTGATCGACATCAACCGGCTGGAGCTGAACCAGATCGAAGAAACCGAAGACGGCGGGTTGCGGATTGGTGCCTTGGTGACAAACAGTGACCTTGCCAATGACACCCGCGTGCGCCGCGATTGGCCGGTGTTGAGCCGCGCCCTGCTTGCTGGTGCAAGCGCTCAGTTGCGCAACAAGGCGACCACCGGGGGCAATCTGCTCCAACGCACGCGGTGCTTGTATTTCTATGATCGCGCAATGGCTTGCAACAAGCGCGAGCCGGGCAGCGGCTGTGCGGCGCGCGAGGGATTTAACCGTATTCTCGCCGTGTTGGGGACGTCAGAGCATTGCATCGCCACGCACCCCAGCGACATGGCCGTGGCGATGCGCGCGCTTGGGGTCAAGGTGGAGACACTGAAGGAAGACGGCGAGACCCGTCAAATGACGCTTGATGAATTTTACCTTCTCCCCGGCGATCGGCCGGACCGCGAAACGGTGCTGGAGGCCGGCGAACTGATCACAGGCGTCGTTCTGCCCGCGCGCGTTGATGGGCGTCAGACCTATCGCAAGGTGCGCGACCGTGCGTCTTATGCATTTGCCTTGGTTTCCGTCGCCGGAATTGTAGCCATGGAGGATGGTCGCATCACCAAGGCGGACCTGGCCTTTGGTGGCTTGGCACCGAAACCCTGGCGCGACACTCAGGTCGAAGCTCTTCTGGTCGGCGAAACTCCGTCGGAGTCGCTTTTTAACAAAGCCGCCGATCAGTTGCTCGCGCAGGCGCAGGGCTTTGGCGATAATGATTTCAAGCTCCTTCTCGCCCGCCGCACGCTTGTGTCGGTGCTCACGGAATTGACGGAGGCACGGACATGA